From the genome of Gracilinanus agilis isolate LMUSP501 chromosome 2, AgileGrace, whole genome shotgun sequence, one region includes:
- the MARVELD1 gene encoding MARVEL domain-containing protein 1 yields MRPPPPRQPPPPAAGARSSVSLQRSFLRSPLGVLRLLQLLAGAAFWITIASSKYQGPVHFALFVSVFFWLLTAGLYFTTLLGKHELVPLLGPRWLLTNMVHDLLAAGLYVAASGIMIDQTQQHNYCNLKDYQLPCAYHSFLAASVCGCFCLSLYLLSALYCSCRRCRGHQDSV; encoded by the coding sequence ATGCGCCCCCCGCCCCCGCGCCAGCCCCCGCCGCCCGCGGCCGGGGCGCGGAGCTCTGTGAGCCTGCAGCGGTCCTTCCTGCGGAGCCCGCTGGGAGTGCTGCGATTGCTGCAGCTGCTGGCCGGAGCCGCCTTCTGGATCACCATAGCCTCCAGCAAGTACCAGGGCCCCGTGCATTTCGCGCTCTTCGTCTCGGTGTTCTTCTGGCTGCTGACCGCTGGCCTCTACTTCACCACTCTGCTGGGCAAACACGAGCTGGTGCCGCTGCTAGGCCCCCGCTGGCTGCTCACCAACATGGTCCACGACCTGCTGGCGGCCGGCCTGTACGTGGCGGCTTCGGGCATCATGATCGACCAGACGCAGCAGCACAACTATTGCAACCTGAAGGACTACCAGCTGCCCTGCGCCTACCACTCCTTCCTCGCCGCCTCCGTCTGCGGCTGCTTCTGCCTCTCGCTCTACCTGCTCTCGGCGCTCTACTGCTCCTGCCGCCGCTGCCGGGGCCACCAAGACTCGGTGTGA